The genomic segment ACCACTGCGTGGTTTGGGATTCGTCTTGGACCCAGCACTTTTGGCATCTTCGATGCGTTTCCTGATGACGCCGGTCGCCAAGCGCATCTCTCTGGGAAGGTAGCGGCGGCCTTAATGGCGAAGACTGAAGAGCTATTCTCCAGCCCCCCC from the Luteolibacter sp. Y139 genome contains:
- a CDS encoding putative quinol monooxygenase → TTAWFGIRLGPSTFGIFDAFPDDAGRQAHLSGKVAAALMAKTEELFSSPPVIERIDVLAAKLPE